In Candidatus Hamiltonella defensa 5AT (Acyrthosiphon pisum), one genomic interval encodes:
- the ybeD gene encoding DUF493 family protein YbeD gives MNSKLNELLKFPCALTYKVIGFSKPQLLEQVMTTIQNYIPGNYDPKIQPSHKGTYHSISVTVLVTDIKQVETLYQELSALKFVRMVL, from the coding sequence ATGAACAGCAAATTAAATGAGCTTCTCAAATTTCCTTGCGCCTTGACCTACAAGGTCATCGGTTTTTCAAAACCTCAATTGCTGGAACAAGTGATGACGACCATCCAGAATTATATTCCTGGTAACTATGATCCTAAAATTCAACCAAGTCACAAAGGGACCTATCATTCGATATCAGTAACCGTTTTGGTGACTGATATCAAACAGGTAGAAACCCTTTACCAAGAGCTGTCAGCGCTGAAATTTGTTCGAATGGTGTTATAA
- a CDS encoding serine hydrolase: MHLTTLAYSDSILLSNLIPVPPEIKAVSYILMDYNSGKILAEKNADEHRMPASLTKMMTSYVIGQAIKSEKIGVNDIVTVGKDAVSTGNPEFKGSSLMFLKPGDQVSVAQLTRGITLQSGNDACVAMANYVAGSQDSFVHLMNAYAQEMGLKNTHFKNVHGLDSEGQYTSARDMALMGRALIHDVPDEYAIYKEKEFTFNQIRQLNRNGLLWDKSLNVDGIKTGHTNAAGYNLVASATQGPMRLISVVLGGRTFKEREAESKKLLSWGFRFFETVEPLKAGDVFASRPVWFGDVNTAQLGVDKNIYLTLPKDQGKHLKLSFVLNQSELRAPLKKNQIVGSIHFELNGKIIEEPRPLVVLHEVKEGGFFSRMLDYMKLMFHRWFG; this comes from the coding sequence ATGCATTTAACCACTTTGGCTTATTCTGACAGTATTCTTCTTAGCAACTTGATTCCTGTTCCGCCAGAAATAAAGGCTGTTTCTTATATTTTAATGGATTACAACTCAGGGAAAATTCTGGCAGAAAAAAATGCCGATGAACACCGTATGCCCGCCAGCCTGACAAAAATGATGACCAGTTACGTTATTGGTCAAGCGATTAAATCAGAAAAAATTGGCGTGAATGATATAGTCACTGTTGGTAAAGACGCCGTGTCCACAGGAAACCCTGAATTTAAAGGCTCATCGTTAATGTTTTTAAAACCCGGCGATCAGGTTTCAGTCGCACAACTGACGAGGGGGATCACCTTACAGTCTGGTAATGATGCTTGTGTTGCCATGGCAAATTATGTGGCAGGGAGCCAAGATTCGTTTGTGCATTTAATGAACGCTTATGCTCAAGAGATGGGTCTAAAAAACACGCACTTTAAAAATGTTCATGGTCTAGATTCAGAAGGCCAATATACTTCAGCTCGTGATATGGCATTGATGGGCCGAGCATTGATTCATGATGTTCCGGATGAATATGCGATTTATAAAGAAAAAGAGTTTACCTTTAATCAGATTCGGCAATTGAATCGTAATGGACTATTGTGGGATAAAAGCCTTAATGTAGATGGTATCAAAACAGGCCATACCAATGCAGCAGGCTATAACCTCGTGGCTTCTGCTACTCAGGGGCCTATGCGTTTGATCTCAGTCGTATTAGGTGGGCGTACTTTTAAAGAGCGTGAAGCCGAAAGCAAAAAATTGTTGTCCTGGGGCTTTCGTTTTTTTGAAACCGTTGAGCCATTAAAAGCAGGAGACGTATTTGCCTCCAGGCCCGTTTGGTTTGGTGATGTGAATACGGCTCAATTGGGTGTCGATAAAAACATTTACTTAACCCTTCCTAAAGATCAGGGCAAACATCTTAAGCTCAGCTTTGTCCTAAATCAGTCAGAACTACGTGCCCCATTAAAAAAAAATCAGATCGTCGGGAGTATTCATTTTGAACTGAACGGAAAAATTATTGAAGAACCTCGTCCATTGGTCGTTCTCCATGAAGTGAAAGAAGGGGGCTTCTTTAGCCGCATGCTTGATTATATGAAACTGATGTTTCATCGTTGGTTTGGTTAA
- the lipB gene encoding lipoyl(octanoyl) transferase LipB, with protein sequence MTIILNNKSTVYPKNLVVRDLGLQPYYPIYEAMRDFTDQRSSSTPDEIWLVEHPPVFTQGQAGKAEHLLNPGNIPVIQSDRGGQITYHGPGQQILYVMINLKRKQIGVRELVTKLENTVIKTLEHFGIIAQTQPRAPGVYVMKEDGTPQKICSVGLRIRKGCAFHGCALNVSMDLSPFLFINPCGYAGMKMIQMRDLNEICTPKSVQPILVHQFVQAFSYPDLLPHWKST encoded by the coding sequence ATGACGATAATACTAAACAACAAAAGCACGGTATATCCAAAAAATCTTGTGGTACGAGATCTTGGATTACAGCCCTATTATCCTATCTATGAGGCGATGCGCGATTTTACGGATCAGCGGTCTTCAAGTACCCCTGATGAAATCTGGTTAGTAGAACATCCGCCGGTTTTTACACAAGGGCAAGCGGGCAAAGCGGAGCACCTGCTCAACCCCGGAAACATTCCAGTTATTCAAAGTGATCGGGGTGGGCAAATCACCTATCACGGGCCAGGCCAACAAATTTTGTATGTGATGATCAATTTGAAACGAAAACAGATTGGAGTCCGTGAATTGGTAACAAAACTTGAAAATACAGTGATAAAAACGTTAGAGCATTTTGGAATTATCGCTCAAACACAGCCTCGAGCACCTGGAGTGTATGTGATGAAAGAGGATGGCACGCCGCAAAAAATATGTTCTGTAGGGCTACGAATTCGTAAAGGCTGTGCTTTTCATGGATGCGCTCTGAATGTTTCTATGGATCTTTCGCCTTTTCTTTTCATCAACCCTTGTGGTTATGCAGGGATGAAAATGATACAAATGCGAGATTTAAACGAAATCTGTACTCCTAAAAGCGTACAGCCGATTTTGGTCCATC